cacaagataaatggtatatggacaACGAATGTTCACATCATATGACtagggataaagctaaattcgcatccatcacaccaaaggacgaagaatttgtcacttttggagacaatgcaaaaggaaagatcataggagtaggtaaagttggtaatgatccatcacttattatagatgatattttactggttgagggtttaaaacataacttattaagtataagtcaaccgtatgataaaggttataaagtatcttttgaacatgacaagtgcattgttgaatataaaactaataacaaaattctattcactgttgagcatcatgaaaatgtatacaccaccagctttgataacttaacttctcaacgtgtgacatgtttcactgttatgaatgaaattagttggatttggcataggagactaggacacgcaaatatggacttaatatctaaactagttaagggagacttagttaagggattgcctaagacaaaattcgtgaaagataaaatttgtgatgcatgtcaactaggaaaacaagtaagatctagttttaagaggaagaaagtaatctctactactaagccactccaaatgctacacttagacttatttggtccaaatccaATTCAAaacttaggaggaaaatcatacacatttgttatcgttcatgattattctagatttacatgggtaatatttttaggtcacaaagatgaagcgtgtgaataatttattaaactgtgcaagaaaattcaaaatgaaaagggatatactatcactaaaattcgaagtgataggggtagagaatttaaaaatcagtGGTATGCTAAATTATCTTTCATACTTATCAATGTCGGTTATAAGCAATCTGAAGCAGATTACTCTATGTTCGTCTAATCCCACGAAACAAGTTTTACCATCATCTTGGTCTACGTAGACGATATTATTTTGGCAGGAAACAACTTGGAACAAATCAATGGGCTTAAGAAATACTTGGGAGAATGCTTCAAACTGAAGAATCTTGGTCTCTTGAAATACTTTCTAGGGATAGAGGTAACTCGCTCCAAAATTGGAATTTATCACAGAGGAAATATGCCTTGGAGATACTTGAGGAGACTAGTTTCCTTGGGGCAAAACCATGTAATATACCAATGGAACCAAACCTGGAACCTAATGAGATGGATGGAGAACTTATCTCGGATCCATCTTCATATCGAATACTGGTTGGGAAACTAATTTATTTGACTATCACTAGACCAGATTTGGCATATGTGGTGCACACATTGAGCCAATTCATGGATAAGCCTCGAACTTCCCACTTGGATGCAGCACATTGGGTTTTGCGCTATCTCAAACAGTCATCTGGGCAAGGAATTCTTTTGTCAGCTTCCAGTGGTATTCAATTACATGCATTCTGTGATGTCAATTGGGCTCGATGCAGAGACACTCGACGATCTGTTACTAGGTACTGCATTTTACTTGGAAAATCACAAATCTCTTAAAAAACCAAGAAGTAAACAACAATTTCATGATCCTCAATTGAAGCAAAATACCGCTCTATGACATCAACCTGTTGTACAATTACTTAGTTAAAGCAACTTTTGACAGATCTTCAGATAGTTTACCCACAACCAATCAAGTTGTATTGTGATAACAAGGCAGCTATTCACATCGCATCTAATCCAGTTTTCCACGAGCGAACAAAACATATAGAGATTGATTGCCATCTTTTACGGGAGAAGATCCAAAATCAAGTTATTCAAATTATTCACATGCCCATAAGTCAATAGCTTGCGGATTTATTCACAAAAGCACTTGGGTCCACACAATTCAACCATTTACTGAGCAAGTTGAGTATGATCAATATCTACTCAACTTGAGGGAGAGTGTTGAGGAAATAACAAGATTTCCATATGAAGATCATACACACAACGCAACCCAAGATTCACCGTGTGGCAATAAAGACCGATATTCTCTCTTGAAATTGGTTAAACCACCAAACACGGATACTTAATTGGTGTAATCAATTTACAAATACATTTCGttctaataataaaaacaaaacttATAATCAAACAATATTTATAATGCTATTTAATTGATTGTTGACAGGTGTACTCCCAGTATTATTACATATGCATTATAaatattgtttttaattttttttttctaaaaaaaaattgattttgatttATGGTGTCgaacaataataattataaaatcacaataataatttatatgtagacataaaaatataaatttaaataaacatgAGGCAAGACTCGGAGTAAGACAAATCATTGTCTTAAAACTCAAAATTGACTTAAAATGTCCCTCCATATAGGTTTTGATGGCTTAACATATTAAAGAactgaagatatatatatatatatatacatgtaagcATCAAGCTTTAGGGGGTTatgcatatttaaattaaatgatagATAAATTTAATGCTTTTGAAACTAttgaataaatttgaaatttaatatttatgaCTGTTAATACTAAATGCATtagtaatttttattaaaataataataattaaattagtttataaaattaatgaattaatttagaaatgacTTTATCTATTAAATGACAAtttcaaatatttaattttttataaaaataatccAACAGGTTTTgcttatttataaattcaagttgCATTTAAAACAACTACTAAATGTACACATGAAGCAGGATTTTTGGTATTTCTGaattaatttatgcatattaatatgattagttatatatatacattaatatttgaatcaagtaatatttgaaaattaaattttctcATACATTTTAAGAAGTATGCAAATTACTAGCAAAAAATATCAACAATTTTGAAATAAGGATGCCAGTACCTTATAAGTCACATACCTGCTGGACATGAATAATAAAACATAAAGAAAAACACACATCTattgaaaatatatattcaataattatttttcattttctattttatgtaGTATTATCTTCAAGAGAAAAGTAggagccaaggagatgaacaacgAAGTAAATTGCATCAAATGATAATTATGAAGTTCTTGTCATCGACTTCTACAAATAGTTGATAAAAAGGAAAAAGGTGCCTAAATATGCCCAAATAGTTTTTTCATTTGCTATTTTATCTATTATTATCTTCAGGAGAGAATCGGCACCGAGGAGATGAACAAAGAGAATATCGGTAACCCTCTTAGCcggagaaaaaaaaaactaaatatggTAACCCAACAGAAAAGGCTCTTATAATTCTAAATTTCCACAATCTTTTAAGCCGTGTTTTTTTTCCCCAGCACTGTTGGTGTAAGACAGCTTCCTCAACAATCACCAACCAAAACAGCCAGAAAAACCGATAAAGGAAAAAAGAAGTGCAGGCAATTTGTTGGGGGTAATTTCACTTTCAAGCTCTTTCTTTGAGGCTATATTGAGTTTCAACTGTAAAGCCAAGAGAATTAATGGGGTTTATTGACAGACTGAAATGAAAAGAGATTTGATAATGATTTATGTACATAATCAAGTgaagaaagaacaaaataaaaatgatgaaagagaCCTGCAGAGACTTGTACAAAGAGGTCAGTCTTCCCAGAAGAGCCGGGTTTGAATTTTTAAGCTGAGGTTGCGGCCGAAGCTTTGCAGATAGGGCACCAGTTCTTCAGCTGCAGCCATTGTTGTATGCAGACCACATGAAACCTATGCTCGCATTGCAGTCTCCCCACTTCATCTCCATCTGAATACTCTTCCTGCACAATAAACCCATAGAATGAATTGATCCCATTGTACCGAAGGGCAGTAATGCAATGGGGCAGTAGTAATACCAACTCATGTCTGGTTTGGTATATGAGTTGGGCGAGTCCTAGGTTGAGGGAAATTGTCAGACTATGTTGAACTTAGTTTGGTCTGTCTGGTTTCTATGCGGTTGGTTCACACAAAATTAATCTAAATCCAATCAGTCAATGTGGAAAGGAGTTAGGGAAGGGCGATGAGCTACTATGCTGTAGCCCAACGGGGTCTCTCAAATGGATTTATATTTAGATGGATCAAAGAAAAACATACACTGAAACAAATTACATCAGTTAAGGaggttggattttttttttttgggggggaggggggggggggggggtgttgggggAACAGTTAAAAACCAACAGCGTCCATACCAAACAGAATTCCTCACCAAGTAATCAGACAAGGCATGGACTTAAAAGTCATGTTTGTTGTGAAGGGCTTCAGGTGCACAAACCTAAGTCCTTTGTTTTCCTCGGACAGGTAACAAACTCCACTTAAGTATAACTTTCAGGACAATTAATGCACGCACATCATCAAGTTGGATTGCCTTCATGTTCAATTTCAGCAAATGTGATCATGCTTTTAATGAACACCAGCAAATCAAAACAAACCAATCAATATATTCAAACATTGAGTAGTGACAGAAAGAGGACCTGACAGATGCTGCATTTAATGTCGTCATAATCCCCACTACAGCCAATGACTTCTGTCTCGGGAGATGCACACTGATATATGCTTCTTCTGAGGCATTTAGACAATGCTTCTTCTGAAAGAGCTGTGCTGACTGTGCCCATCCTCTCTTCAAGATCTAATAATTCCTATTACAGCAGCAATAACCCTGTCAGACACCGACAAAAATACCGCAGGTTGACACAGAAAATATGCTGCTTTCAAACCCATGACAAAAATTCCCATCTACATCATCAATTTCCTCCCCCTTCCCCCCAAAAATATCAATTGGGTAAATGGTTATATATCCCAAAGAATTTGCCAAAAGTAAGTGTTTCCAGAAAAACACAAGCTACAGGAAGAAGGACCAAgtaaaaaaaagggggaaaaactTATTTTTATGGTATGATTATAGCACAAAACAATAGCAAACCTCATATGACATGTTCTCGATATCTAGTCTCAAGTCCCTATGCTGATCATGGAAGGCTAATCCATTGAGGAACAAATTTGTCTGAAGAATAAGTAATTGCTGCaaggaaaaaggggaaaatgttaACAACACAAATACAAGTCTGGAGAAGTCAAAAACTTGATGTATCAGTTACCTCATATGTTATTTCATCTTGTTCAATCCTCTCGAGTGCCAACAATACCTACACATTACAATAGAGTTTActtaaaaacaaatttaaaatagtCTCAAACCACTCCATTTCTCTTCTCCAATGCCAACATACATGTGTATTTTATAAGCCCATACGAAAAGACATTCAATTTGAAGATATaacagaggaaaaaaaaaatacctctGCAATCCCATCCATGCTATAATGATGCATGGCATCCCGATTCATTGAAGTGCGGGTGAAGCCAACCTCTGCAGGACCAAATGACATTATATTACGTACATTCTCACTCCTACTACTCGGTTGGCTGCAAGAATTAGGCTGAGTTGCAGAACTTTCTGCAGAGAATTGGTGTGATAAACTAGGAGCATTGGCACTGCCAGCTATTCCATGTGGAATCACAACAGGAGACACGGTTGATGATAAATTATTCAAATTTCTTGGGTTAGAGAGCCTCACCCTGGCGTTATCATTAATTGATCTGCGAGTTCTAACTGATCCAATATTATTATCCCTGTTGCTAGGAAGCCAATTTCTGGGTCTTCTTGAATCAGAAATTGAGATGCCATGACTAGAACTGGAAATCCGTTTCTCCTCCAATGATGACAGTCCACTTATCTTTTTCCCCTTAGCGGAGGAGCTACTTCCTCCTTCAGGATTAATCTTTTTTAGAGTGTCCTTCCCCCTGCTGAGGCTTGTTTCTGATGATGAAAAACCTGGTGGGATAACATCAGATATTGAATTGCACCTCAGATTTCTTAGATTATACCTACTTGCATTAGCACCATATCTTCCTCCTTGGGGTGTGCTTCTAGATGCCAGTGAAACAGAGGAACCAATTGTAGTTTCCTGGTTGCCCAATCTAGATTTTTGATGAATATTCTTCCGAGGTCTTGTGTTCGACGTAACACTAGAACTCCCTACTTCCATCAGTGTAACATCACCAGAATCAGCATCTAGCAGTTGAGGGGGAAGGCCTGTTTCAATCTTTCCAGAGGGTGATAGTTCCAAAGCATCTGACTCATCCTGAACACTGCTAGATTCAGATGAGTCAGTTTCCATTTGAGAAGGTGTTTTCTTCCGAGATGCCAGGAAATATTTTCTTGAGTTGCTAACCATGGAGCAAGTCCTAGATGAACTTCCAATTATTTCCTTGCCATTTGAGGATGAACGGAATAATGGCCTCTGAGATTTGGGTTTTTCCAGATAGCCAGATTGTGTACTTCTCATGGATTTAAGCCTGCCACTGCACCCAAGGCGATTGCAAAACTGAGCATTTTGGTCCCTATTGTCCGCTGTATCTCTCAAAACAAGACTTGATCCCTTTCTAGAGACTGGAAGCCCACCCACAGACCTTTTCCGAGAAATTTCATCCATGTACACTGGTGTGTAACCCCCTTTCCTGCACCAAGTATATGAATAGTACAGTTTAAGATAGATGATCTAAACTTCAAACTCGAAAGACTCAATTTTATGAGAATTAAAATGCTGTAGTTTCTTTTCATGACTGCCATGAAAAATTACACACTTAGCGTGATTTGAAtgaaaaaaacacttttttttttatagtgtATATTAGGTTATCATAATGTATAGGAATcagtaaaataaatattaaagggcagcctggtgcacaaaccTCCTGCTGATGCAGGGTTCAAGGAAGAGATGGACCACAATAGCTCTATactatgcagccttaccttgcatttttgcaagaaaCTGTTTCCACAATATGAACCTATGACCTCTAAGCCACATGCCAACAACTCTATTGTTGCACCAAAGCTCCCCTTCAAGTTAAACGAACGATGAGAAGATAAATATGCAAACATAAAAGGCTTCCAATTCTCATAAATTTGTGTACCTCAAATCCTATTGCAGATGCTATGGAATCTCAGTATGCAATGAATCTTAAATTTTAA
This genomic stretch from Malania oleifera isolate guangnan ecotype guangnan chromosome 3, ASM2987363v1, whole genome shotgun sequence harbors:
- the LOC131151486 gene encoding uncharacterized mitochondrial protein AtMg00810-like, which produces MTSPAYLTYRDDRRTLILPRVLPSASGLLYRDFLSMGPYWSQPEHLEAQRKYALEILEETSFLGAKPCNIPMEPNLEPNEMDGELISDPSSYRILVGKLIYLTITRPDLAYVVHTLSQFMDKPRTSHLDAAHWVLRYLKQSSGQGILLSASSGIQLHAFCDVNWARCRDTRRSVTRYCILLGKSQIS
- the LOC131151439 gene encoding E3 ubiquitin-protein ligase MBR1-like is translated as MDEISRKRSVGGLPVSRKGSSLVLRDTADNRDQNAQFCNRLGCSGRLKSMRSTQSGYLEKPKSQRPLFRSSSNGKEIIGSSSRTCSMVSNSRKYFLASRKKTPSQMETDSSESSSVQDESDALELSPSGKIETGLPPQLLDADSGDVTLMEVGSSSVTSNTRPRKNIHQKSRLGNQETTIGSSVSLASRSTPQGGRYGANASRYNLRNLRCNSISDVIPPGFSSSETSLSRGKDTLKKINPEGGSSSSAKGKKISGLSSLEEKRISSSSHGISISDSRRPRNWLPSNRDNNIGSVRTRRSINDNARVRLSNPRNLNNLSSTVSPVVIPHGIAGSANAPSLSHQFSAESSATQPNSCSQPSSRSENVRNIMSFGPAEVGFTRTSMNRDAMHHYSMDGIAEVLLALERIEQDEITYEQLLILQTNLFLNGLAFHDQHRDLRLDIENMSYEELLDLEERMGTVSTALSEEALSKCLRRSIYQCASPETEVIGCSGDYDDIKCSICQEEYSDGDEVGRLQCEHRFHVVCIQQWLQLKNWCPICKASAATSA